A stretch of Aerococcus christensenii DNA encodes these proteins:
- a CDS encoding GntR family transcriptional regulator, producing MGKQQKLEQISYLYIKDQIIQGLWLPGHHIVESNISTKLDMSRSPIRAALAVLSEEGTIEMRPYRGFYVNEKLSKDVLVPFRLRYFIICYFRLMDRIVKSRTNGRSCAEQLTVELNKLKAAFDHKNYEECAQLEMAIFKKLLSLANHQFLVDEALLCYESVVTKVHKNLSSASASTQENYQRRNIIYLEDIITLISRDKFDETRTICELLAIHQYHQLSAKEQNAFDHASPYLIK from the coding sequence ATGGGAAAACAACAAAAATTAGAACAGATATCGTACCTCTACATTAAAGACCAAATTATTCAAGGCCTATGGTTACCAGGACATCACATTGTTGAATCCAATATTTCAACAAAACTCGACATGAGTAGAAGTCCTATTCGTGCGGCTTTAGCTGTCCTATCTGAAGAAGGTACGATTGAAATGCGTCCATATCGTGGATTCTATGTCAATGAAAAATTAAGCAAAGATGTACTCGTTCCTTTTAGGTTACGTTACTTTATCATTTGCTACTTCCGCTTAATGGATCGTATTGTCAAAAGCCGTACAAACGGGAGAAGCTGTGCAGAACAATTAACAGTTGAGCTTAATAAATTAAAAGCAGCTTTTGACCATAAAAACTACGAAGAATGCGCCCAATTAGAAATGGCTATCTTTAAAAAATTACTTAGCTTGGCCAATCATCAATTCTTAGTAGACGAAGCGCTACTATGCTACGAATCCGTAGTAACCAAAGTACACAAAAATCTCAGTTCCGCTTCTGCTTCCACTCAAGAAAACTATCAACGTCGCAACATCATTTATTTAGAAGATATCATTACTTTGATCAGCCGAGATAAATTTGACGAAACACGTACCATCTGCGAATTATTAGCGATACACCAATATCACCAACTTTCTGCAAAAGAACAAAACGCATTTGACCACGCTTCGCCTTACCTCATTAAATAA
- a CDS encoding flavodoxin produces MNALIVYASMTGNTEEACDVMMAALEDLGVTCEMESSLNIFGEDFLDVDICVLGTYTYGAELPEEIIDLYEDLDSLDLSQKVFVTLGSGDHAYEAFCQSVDDCYQQFIKAGAHPAAPPIKIELDCKQEDISTIEVAAASAVEWVQSHSA; encoded by the coding sequence ATGAACGCTTTAATTGTTTACGCCAGTATGACAGGCAATACAGAAGAGGCCTGTGATGTTATGATGGCTGCCCTAGAAGATCTAGGCGTCACATGTGAAATGGAATCTTCTTTAAATATTTTTGGTGAAGATTTTCTCGATGTCGATATTTGCGTCTTGGGGACTTATACCTATGGAGCAGAATTACCAGAAGAAATCATAGATCTTTACGAAGACTTAGACTCTCTAGACCTAAGTCAAAAAGTCTTTGTCACCTTAGGCTCTGGAGATCACGCTTATGAAGCTTTTTGCCAATCTGTCGATGATTGCTATCAACAATTCATAAAAGCGGGAGCTCATCCTGCTGCTCCCCCTATTAAGATTGAATTAGATTGCAAGCAAGAAGATATTTCTACTATTGAAGTAGCAGCTGCATCAGCTGTTGAGTGGGTTCAATCTCACTCTGCTTAA
- a CDS encoding polysaccharide deacetylase family protein, with protein sequence MKFNKKYLYTLLITLVLAITAVGYHFNVYGRVEQKIHEHLSGKVGINDLYFNGNHVYLKKDLTQETIDQAKKDADSLSDESKKKYLEEIDKVQHKFDVINDLGTLFLVNDKPVINGDQTGETLLVNPDLSDDEIRNRKGLYTFNYNDALNDEFKVRYKAAENVANLSTKFTQLIDKLPKNYQSSQLNDDLQHFQEVSDLIKDLTPIHRQQPKIKAKVDEVQEKAKIFSKDLIKHKGDLTDDLKKKIFNISVLADPLTGSEIDNRKLFVLTFDDGPSKNTLDILDILDKYHVKATFFQQGNHASEYPEISKEIIKRGHHIGNHTYDHPNMTKVSRNELTDQINRTQRVIEEATGGYKSTSFRCPYGAGMDRVGASFPDLTPVFWSIDSQDWKSLDPDTIVKKVLNEVDRQKHNIVLHHDTIEATTKAIDRYIPELQKRGYVFVFPEQLPDLRQITPH encoded by the coding sequence ATGAAATTCAATAAAAAATATCTCTACACCTTATTGATTACCTTGGTTTTGGCAATTACTGCCGTCGGTTACCATTTCAATGTTTATGGAAGGGTTGAACAAAAAATTCACGAGCATCTCTCAGGAAAAGTAGGAATAAATGACCTCTACTTTAATGGTAACCACGTTTATCTCAAAAAAGATCTGACTCAGGAAACTATCGATCAAGCAAAAAAAGACGCAGATAGTCTTTCTGATGAATCTAAAAAGAAATATCTCGAAGAAATTGATAAAGTCCAACATAAGTTTGATGTCATCAATGATTTAGGGACTCTCTTTTTAGTCAATGACAAACCTGTGATTAACGGGGATCAAACAGGGGAAACCCTCCTAGTCAATCCTGATCTTTCTGATGATGAGATTCGAAACCGCAAAGGGCTCTATACCTTTAATTATAATGATGCTCTTAATGATGAATTCAAAGTTCGTTATAAGGCAGCCGAAAACGTTGCAAATCTTTCAACAAAATTCACTCAACTCATTGACAAATTGCCTAAAAATTATCAATCTAGCCAGCTAAATGATGACTTACAACACTTCCAAGAAGTTTCCGATCTCATAAAAGATTTAACTCCTATTCATCGCCAGCAACCTAAGATCAAGGCCAAAGTAGATGAAGTTCAAGAAAAAGCCAAGATTTTCTCAAAAGATCTGATCAAACATAAAGGTGATCTTACTGATGATCTTAAGAAAAAGATTTTCAACATTTCTGTTTTAGCTGATCCACTAACAGGAAGCGAAATTGATAATCGAAAACTCTTTGTTTTAACCTTTGATGATGGTCCTTCTAAAAACACCTTAGATATTTTAGATATTCTCGACAAATACCATGTTAAAGCCACTTTCTTCCAACAAGGTAACCACGCCAGTGAATATCCTGAAATTTCAAAAGAAATTATCAAACGCGGCCATCACATTGGAAACCATACCTATGATCATCCGAACATGACGAAGGTTTCTCGTAATGAACTTACAGATCAAATTAATCGAACTCAAAGAGTCATTGAAGAAGCCACAGGCGGCTATAAATCCACTAGCTTCCGTTGCCCTTATGGTGCAGGGATGGACCGTGTAGGCGCTAGCTTCCCAGATCTTACTCCAGTCTTTTGGTCTATTGATTCCCAAGATTGGAAATCTTTAGATCCCGATACAATTGTCAAAAAAGTACTCAATGAAGTGGATCGTCAAAAACATAATATCGTTCTCCATCACGACACCATCGAAGCTACTACTAAAGCCATCGATCGTTATATTCCAGAACTTCAAAAACGCGGCTATGTCTTCGTCTTCCCAGAACAATTACCAGATTTGAGACAAATCACCCCTCACTAG
- a CDS encoding ABC transporter substrate-binding protein — translation MKKKYWSCLFCVLALLALSGCHKVRFTDPKKITYDTPDHKEPTAKHPRTALGLSTQHKIHSLNPNKVQSGYELAALNMLGEGLFRLNDQGAILPGVCNGKIERSNNQITFHLNPEARWSNNQPVKAEDFVYAWQELVRPENHHFYGNILNDIVAQATNIQKGDSSVDQLGITALDDHTLLLTLEKETLPTQDLKRLLAFPALFPINKDFVQHIDYTLYGDKSANSLSNGPYSLENWAPEWDTWSYVRNEMYPEKSDYPTQKITVQYAKNLSIFEKSYQQQILDMTFSKKTSKNNQASLHPKHTVLHLNGNSNNKKHQLLTDETFRALLCQSIDQSALKENQSKEADNVQLTSSMDPLTPDLSLENPSSSLDAQSTLSRLLKENHYQAFELNLITDDTADSVQLANQLKDQWQNQLSHLTINVLALPESTLLTRYQEGDYDLALLNHQSYDNQTNRIFYTPYLNSAYQQSLGEDYASYSQLLTEQPLTQRLEDTTCQKAQQFLQNHYLLKPLLRSESYYHLRDQVVTQSPFQSSLLINFKGMAYQPNDQTIPILPKKSSLKK, via the coding sequence ATGAAGAAAAAATATTGGTCCTGCCTCTTTTGTGTCCTAGCCTTGCTGGCTCTCAGCGGCTGTCACAAAGTAAGATTTACAGACCCTAAAAAAATAACCTATGATACGCCAGACCACAAAGAGCCTACTGCAAAACATCCTCGAACAGCACTAGGTCTATCTACGCAGCATAAAATTCATAGCCTCAATCCTAACAAAGTTCAGTCCGGCTACGAGCTAGCAGCTTTAAATATGTTAGGAGAAGGTCTTTTTCGCCTAAACGATCAAGGAGCCATTCTTCCAGGTGTCTGCAATGGTAAGATTGAACGGTCTAATAACCAAATTACTTTCCATTTAAATCCTGAGGCACGTTGGTCCAATAATCAACCCGTAAAAGCTGAAGACTTTGTCTATGCTTGGCAAGAATTAGTTCGACCAGAAAATCATCATTTTTACGGAAATATTCTTAATGACATCGTCGCTCAAGCAACAAACATTCAAAAAGGAGATTCTTCTGTCGATCAACTCGGCATTACTGCATTAGATGATCACACTCTTCTTTTAACTCTAGAAAAGGAGACTCTTCCTACTCAAGATCTCAAACGTCTTTTAGCTTTTCCTGCTCTGTTTCCAATCAATAAAGACTTTGTTCAACATATTGACTATACCCTTTATGGCGATAAAAGCGCCAATAGCTTAAGCAACGGTCCTTACAGTCTCGAAAACTGGGCACCAGAATGGGATACTTGGTCATATGTTCGAAATGAAATGTATCCTGAGAAATCAGACTATCCTACCCAAAAAATCACTGTGCAATATGCCAAAAATCTATCAATCTTTGAAAAATCTTATCAGCAACAAATTTTGGATATGACTTTTTCTAAAAAAACTTCAAAAAATAACCAAGCCTCTCTTCACCCTAAGCATACCGTACTCCATCTCAACGGAAACTCTAACAACAAAAAGCATCAACTTTTAACAGATGAAACTTTCCGAGCTCTTCTCTGTCAATCAATTGATCAAAGTGCTCTCAAAGAAAATCAATCTAAAGAAGCAGACAACGTTCAATTAACGTCTTCTATGGACCCACTAACACCTGATCTATCTCTAGAGAATCCTTCCTCTTCTCTAGATGCTCAGTCTACCCTTTCACGCCTTTTGAAGGAAAATCATTATCAAGCTTTTGAATTAAATCTCATTACCGATGACACAGCAGACTCCGTTCAATTGGCTAACCAATTAAAAGATCAGTGGCAAAATCAACTTTCCCACTTAACTATTAATGTTCTCGCCTTACCTGAAAGTACCCTGCTTACTCGTTATCAAGAGGGCGATTATGATCTAGCGCTTTTAAATCATCAAAGCTACGATAATCAAACTAACCGTATTTTCTACACCCCTTATCTCAACTCTGCCTACCAACAAAGTTTAGGGGAAGATTACGCTAGCTATTCCCAATTACTAACGGAGCAACCCCTTACTCAGAGATTAGAGGATACTACTTGTCAAAAAGCCCAACAGTTCCTTCAAAACCACTATTTACTCAAGCCTCTCTTAAGATCTGAGAGCTACTATCATTTAAGAGATCAAGTAGTAACACAATCGCCATTCCAATCCTCGCTTCTCATAAACTTTAAAGGCATGGCCTACCAACCTAACGACCAAACAATTCCAATTCTTCCTAAAAAGTCCAGTTTAAAGAAATAA
- the map gene encoding type I methionyl aminopeptidase: protein MITIKSEREIEAMDQAGTIVAKIMEDLRTMVEPGVTTLDINDFVEQRIRKAGAVPEEIGFEGYPYASCTSTNDEICHAFPSKKKLRAGDICSVDTVLSLDGFFTDTCHTFAVGKVDEEVQRLMDVTKKCLYLGIEQAVAGNRLGDIGEAIQSYAESCGFGVVRDFVGHGIQPTMHEEPQVPHYGIAGRGKRLREGMTICIEPMITMGDWHATIDSNGWTARTVDGSWCAQYEHTLVITSQKPRILTMQNWEDGDQALGITNLEIDYNLE from the coding sequence GTGATCACTATAAAATCCGAACGGGAAATAGAAGCTATGGATCAAGCAGGTACTATTGTAGCCAAAATTATGGAAGATTTACGGACAATGGTTGAACCGGGAGTGACGACTTTAGATATTAATGATTTTGTAGAACAGAGAATTCGAAAAGCAGGAGCTGTTCCTGAAGAAATTGGATTTGAAGGCTACCCTTATGCCTCTTGTACCTCGACTAATGATGAAATTTGTCACGCTTTTCCTAGCAAGAAAAAACTTCGGGCTGGGGATATTTGTTCAGTAGATACGGTATTGTCTTTGGATGGCTTTTTTACAGATACTTGTCATACTTTTGCAGTAGGAAAAGTAGATGAAGAAGTTCAACGTCTTATGGATGTCACCAAAAAATGTTTGTATTTAGGAATTGAGCAAGCCGTTGCGGGCAATCGGTTAGGAGATATCGGAGAGGCCATTCAATCTTATGCAGAATCTTGTGGCTTTGGAGTCGTTAGAGATTTTGTGGGACATGGAATCCAACCTACCATGCATGAAGAGCCTCAAGTCCCTCACTATGGAATTGCTGGACGGGGAAAACGTCTAAGAGAAGGGATGACTATCTGTATTGAACCAATGATTACCATGGGAGATTGGCATGCCACCATCGATAGTAATGGATGGACTGCGCGGACCGTTGATGGCTCTTGGTGTGCGCAATATGAGCATACTTTAGTGATAACCTCCCAAAAACCACGTATCTTAACTATGCAAAATTGGGAAGATGGGGATCAAGCCTTAGGCATCACAAATTTAGAGATCGACTATAATTTAGAATAA